A DNA window from Microtus ochrogaster isolate Prairie Vole_2 unplaced genomic scaffold, MicOch1.0 UNK13, whole genome shotgun sequence contains the following coding sequences:
- the LOC113458262 gene encoding DNA-binding death effector domain-containing protein 2-like: protein SRRPQALARQLDVFGQATAVLRSRDLGSVVCDIKFSELSYLDAFWGDYLSGALLQALRGVFLTEALREAVGREAVRLLVSVDEADYEAGRRSLLLMEEEGGRRGTEAS, encoded by the coding sequence TCCCGGAGACCTCAGGCATTGGCCCGACAGCTGGATGTGTTCGGACAAGCCACTGCAGTGCTGCGGTCAAGGGACCTGGGCTCTGTCGTTTGTGACATCAAATTCTCAGAACTCTCTTACCTGGATGCCTTCTGGGGTGATTATCTGAGTGGTGCCCTGCTTCAGGCCCTTCGGGGTGTCTTTCTGACTGAGGCCCTGCGGGAAGCCGTGGGCCGGGAAGCTGTCCGCTTGTTGGTCAGTGTGGACGAGGCTGACTACGAGGCTGGTCGGCGGAGCCTGTtgctgatggaggaggaagggggacgGCGTGGGACAGAGGCCTCCTGA